The nucleotide sequence atcgaaacgagggtcgtggtgtatgtgcgtgcgtgcgtgtgtgtgtgtgtgtgtgtgtagagcgattcagactaaactactggaccgatctttatgaaatttgacatgagagttcctgggtatgaaatccccgaacgtttttttcatttttttgataaatgtctttgatgacgtcatatccagcttttcgtgaaagttgaggcggcactgtcacgccctcatttttcaaccaaattggttcaaattttggtcaagtaatcttcgacgaagcccggggttcggtattgcatttcagcttggtggcttaaaaattaattaatgactttggtcattaaaaatctgaaaattgtaaaaaaaaataaaaatttataaaacgatctaaatttacgtttatcttattctccatcatttgctgattccaaaaacatataaatatgttatattcggattaaaaacaagctctgaaaattaaatatataaaaattattatcaaaattaaattgtccaaatcaatttaaaaacactttcatcttattccttgtcggttcctgattccaaaaacatatagatatgatatgtttggattagaaacacgctcagaaagttaaaacaaagagaggtacagaaaagcgtgctatccttcttagcgcaactactaccccgctcttcttgtcaatttcactgcctttgctatgagcggtggactgacgatgctacgagtatacggtcttgctgaaaaatggcagctacttgactaaatattgtattttcgccttacgcgacttgtttttgttttagggGGAGCGGCAGCTAGGATCCTTTTACAGATACAACTTACACACACTACTACGGAACTCTCAGGAATCTCTGAAACAAAAACTATTCACTTGCAAATAATAATTTTACACAGAGACATACTTTAAGATGTCATTCACATTCTTAACATCATCCACCAAATTCGAAACAAAAAATTCAAAATATTCTGTCTACTTCACATTACTTTTATTCAACTTGACGTTCTTTGCTTGAGAAAATCTTTCAGCAGTGCCATGGCCCGTCCTCTGTGAGAAATgccattttttgtttctttgaccATCTCTGCATATGTTTGATCAAAACCGTCAGGCTGGAAGCATGGGTCCCAGCCAAAGTCTGTGGGACCTCTCGGTTGCACAATGGTGCCATTGCATCTGCCTGGAAACAGTTCTACAGGAGCTTCAGGCTCACCGCTGGAGAAACCATATATACACACGGCATAGGCCGACTTGTCCTCAAAACCTGCCAGCATCTTGTGTAAGCCTGAAAAAAATAGATAGGATAGCTAGAGATAGGTTTTGTACATTTTCTACATCTTTTTTACAGTATGGTTGAACACAccactactaccactaccactcATTAGCTGATAAACACCCTCAGCTTTAAATCTTTCcttccctttaagaccctcATTCCTCAGAATTCCTATTCTGATTCATAATtacatctatctatatctatatatacggcgtgtgtgtgtgtgtgtctgtctgtctgtctgtgtgttcgcgatgcacggccaaagttctcgatggatctgcttcaaatttggtgggcatattcaggtagaccccggacacaatctggtcgatgaaaattttaaACACGTGTTCTAAGCGCGGtgcggtgaaccgattttggtttttctgttcattcattcagatccattcccagtaactcttccttatcttctccagtgttttgcgcgtttatctcccttccttcgtgtggcgtcaatcacgtACGGTATTTGCAAGAATACTGAATGAGAAAGTTTCATCTTCCGATCACAGCTACGGTATCATCctcaactcaggtcaaaataaGTACGGCTCATTCTCTGAGATAACTGGccatagccgttgagcgatgactgatcagaatgctACGGTATGACAAGCAGCTtcagatattcccgttactatttttagaaggtcactgtccagaacgctttccttgcacccgttgtcctcactgtaaaagtgcaaaggtcgaatctatttatagccacgcgaaaaatccactgtcatctatctctatatatctatatatatatatatacggcttctctgtgtgtgtgtgtggtgtgtgtgtgtgtgtgtgtgtgtgtgtgtttgcattgcGGTGAACCGCAGTGAATAAATACTCTGTTTCGCGATACGAATtacgaaaataaacacttttttgttcggctctacttcttcacttctttcacttccgccacacaaaagcagcgcttttctgcacaggtagtacatctaagtattgcaattcgtgtacaaaatccctcccatcttcaaaatattgccactaatATATACTACCCCTCCCATTGTAAATATTCtacatcaaatttggtgggcatattcaggtggaccacgggcacaaactggtggatgaaaattttcaacacgtgctctaagccggcgaaccgccacgctgcatactctgtctcgcgattcacccggcaaagccgggtattcctcttgTCTTTTATATATAAATGTACTTCCATTTTTAGACTGCCTCTCTTTTACAAGTCAATTCTCTTAAATTGTTGGTGGCCTTAAAAAGGcaggggtgggagggggtgaAGGGTTGGGTTCGACTGCATTCAGTTCTCTCCtccgacacagacagacatatgttTGCATGCACTCATGcctacacacactctcactttCCTTCTCACAAGTCCAGAACATAATGCAATAAAGATGAACTCCTGCTCTGCTAAGCAAATGAGACACTATCTCTGTCCCTCCTCTCTAGATCCATCTCTTTTCATTGCAAAGCTTACAAAATAAAAGTTACATAAAGTTGTATCATCTCTTCCCAACCCCCTAGGTTTAAAACACAGTGACATACCAACTGGGCCAATCTCTTTGAGGAACCACTTGATGTAAGGGCCTGGCATACCACCAAGCGCGTTGAAACACAGACTGGTATCCTCCACTATCACAGGACCTTTGATATGTTGTGCTGCCAGGGTACACTTTGCTCGCGTTACTTCTTCAGGTGTGCCTTGGTATTCTGGTAAATCAATGTCAATGCTGACTACCTGCAAGAGAAGATAGGTTCAGAAGAGCAGCATGTGGTGCCATTTTCTTTATAAACAATGCACCCTTTGAAAGTACAACAAATATTTACATAGAGAGTACACACCGAGTTTCAGTGGatattaaaaattaaatattgtTCAAAGTTACTGGATCAAGAAAAAAATCGAGATTGCAAATGATACAATGTATTCCcaaatgatttttttattttttggatagatgtctttgatgatgccATATCCCCAATTAAAAACAAGATGAGGCCGCATTGTAGGTaccacatttttcaattaaatcgTTGAATATTTTGTCAAACAAATTTTTGACACAgtctggactatgggattgtATTTCAGGTTGGAAGAATAAAACTCAATTTAGTAATTtgttcattcttcttcttctgcgttcgtgggctgaaactcccatgtacactcgtgttttttgcacgagtggaattttacatgcatgaccgtttttttaccccgccatttaggcagccatacgccgttttcgaaGGAAGTAATTTGTTCATAAAAACATtatgccccccccaaaaaaggaaaaacagacaTAAAAGTCATTTAATTgtattctttattatttcctgCATCCAAAAATATTCGATAtcatgtttttcattttgaaaaatgtgctcagaattcaAGAACCTCTGTTTTGTGCAAATTACGTTCAAAGTTCACATGCTTTGCCTAAACCAGGTCGACCTGTCTCAGTTTACGAGTTTTCTTGGCATTGCTGCTCTAGGTGATGACTGATCCAATACTTTTAGTGCTGATCTTTTAGTTTTGGGTCGAAAGGTTGACTGAATATTTTGATATCGCTTTCAGCAGCTTGTTATCAGTTCTGCTTGCATGGCATTTGATTTCACCAAAGCTGACtattaacaaagaaacgaaagttattgcatttaatatattttattaagagtattttgaaagagttctgattatttgatcacacacagaaacatatacattcctgtaaaaaagaaaaaaaatgtatgattacaattattttgttatgaattaagcttgatttattttcggttaattagaagtgttgtgtctcattattacatatatcttttttgtcgtgtttattgcaatttttattaattttattcatgtaaccctagggggtttttgaaataaatattgacttgacttgactatcGGTCAAATCATTAACAACTCTATATATGCACTTTTCTGCTGCAATCATATGTTTCACATTCACACAGACAAGCAATTTTACAAATAAGCAGCAACTTCGGGCTAGTGTGATTTCAAGGACCATCAACCCTGCCCTGGTGATCGCCTCTTCATAATGACCACCTGCCCGCAATAACCACTCCTAAGGGTCCAAACAAGTTTCCCCTCTCTGTATAAATCACCCTTTTTAAGTGACCACCTGTCAATAATGgtcacttttggtcggtcccttggatGGTAGACATATATACaggttttactttttttttaagagttcaTCATGTACATGACTTTGTATTTGTTTACTGATTCATTAATATTTTGTTAGGCACTTAGAACTATGGTAGAATTAGCGcgatataaatacccttattattcttattcttattatacatttatacagtggaacccccctattaagacccccaatttaagactcgctcctttttaagaccctgttttcacagattttctgttcataacctgtgtaaatgtacccccattttaagacttcctcctttctaagacctgattttgtcagatttttggaggtcttaaaggggaggttccactgtagtattaTTATACATTTATACCTGTTTCTCAAACTCGGGTCCAAGGATCTTGACAAACTCCTCCAGCTTCTTCTTGTTGCCAGTGACCAGTGTGATGGGACGAGACATCTTGGTCAGCTTCACTGCCTTCAGCATTCACTGTCTGACAACGGTGTTACAGATAAAAATAACGTTCATTTACTTCAGGGCAATACATTTTCAATAATTTATAAAGTAGACAGGGGGAATGCGCATGTTAAAATCCGAGGACAACAAGCTCATAGACTATACATTAAATGATGAATTGATGGTAAAATAAACGAAGCATAGGTAACCATATAGTAGACAAAACAACGCGTTCGCTTGAACTGTAATATATGTATCATGAAAACAAACGGCACACTAGTAAACTGAACACTGTGCATCTCACTGTCAATGTTTGCATGGCATGTGTCTACAAGAGAGAGTGAGCACAAATGAGTTGatcagtgcatgtgtgtgtgtgtgatactgcATGCAGCAACGTTTTGCAGACCGTCATTTTCAATTTCACTATAATCTTGATCTTTCCTCCACATGAACAAGATTTGTATTGATTCCGATTTAAATTTGGTCTTGGCTAGAGAACTGACGAGTTGGTTACGGAGCCCCCAGGCTTGAGAACCGGTAAGTGGGTTACAAGGCCCCCAGGCTCAGGCTCGATTTTCTTCTAAAGTTCTTTTtggtcttttttacatttagtcaagttttgactaaatgttttaacatagaggggggaatcgagacgagggtcgtggtgtatgtgtgtgtgtctgtctgtgtgtgtgtgtagagcgattcagactaaactactggaccgatctttatgaaatttgacatgagagttcctgggtatgatatcctcagacatttttttcatttttttgataaatgtctttgatgacgtcatatccggcttttcgtgaaagttgaggcggcactgtcacgctctcatttttcaaccaaattggttgaaattttggtcaagtaatctccgacgaagcccggacttcggtattgcatttcagcttggtggcttaaaaattaattaatgactttggtcattaaaaatctgaaaattgtaaaaaaaaaatttttttttataaaacgatccaaatttacgttcctcttattctccatcattttctgattccaaaaacatataaatatgttatatttggattaaaaacaagctctgaaaattaaaaatataaaaattatgatcaaaattaaattttagaaatcaatttaaaaacactttcatcttattccttgtcggttcctgattccaaaaacatatagatatgatatgtttggattgaaaacacgctcagaaagttaaaacgaagagaggtacagaaaagcgtgctatccttctcagcgcaactactaccccgctcttcttgtcaatttcactgcctttgccatgagcggtggactgacgatgctacgagtatacagtcttgctgcgttgcattgcgttcagtttcattctgtgagttcgacagctacttgactaaatgttgtattttcgccttacgcgacttgtttcttctttctcttaAAAGACATCAATGGAGATCAGTTTTATactcagaaagacttgtatTTCGGCAACAGCGCGACCACTGATGAGCCACTGACCGTAGCGAGAGAGTTTGCAGGTGTCAGAGATTCTGTCAAAGTAACTCGATGCAAAGCAGACTTATCTTTTGCCATAACCAAAAcaaatttgttgttttttgtttgtttccatgttaatGATTTatgtactgcattttgttaacTAATCAGTGCTGCTTCTAGCCTCGGGACCAGTGATTTATGTTGCTTGGTTCGCGCCGGGACGAATCAGCGACTCGTGAGCTTTGATGTGTCAATCTTAGTACGATCACCTTGAAATGCCTTGAAATAAAGAATAgagcaaaataaaagaaaggagTGTAAGAACGAAAAAAGAAGTTAAATAAGATTTTAAAAaccaatcaaaaaacaaaacaaaaaaccccacAAGGAATAGCAGGGCTTAAACCCTTGACCTCAAGAACCTTCGCACAGTTCTCTAACCACTGAGCTAAGAACAGATACCTGCTAGGAGTGGAAAAAATAAGAATGTCTATTCTGTGAGATACCGGTGACTGCCAGTTCTCGAGCCTGGGGGCTCACTCCGTAACTGACTCGCCGGTTCCCGAGTCACTCCGATAAAAGAAAGGTTAATTGTAGCAAAACAAGAAGGTTAAAAAATTGCTGAGTTCAGTGGCTGACAGAAATATAGAATCAGTTACTCGGGAGCTttgtggcagaatgaccgaggtcttttacgtgccacagtggtgacacaggggtggaacatggataccgtctctctgagtctgcacataaagttgacccgtgtccctccCAGCCTGGACCCTAGCAAGGACATTACCACATGAGTAAAGGCAGATTATAGTATTTATACTGCagaatcaaacaagtcgcgaaaggcgaaaatacaacatttagtcaagtagctgttgaactcacagaatgaaactgaacgcaatgcaacgcagcaagaccatatactcgtagtccaccgctcacggcataggcagtgaaattgacaagaagagcggggtagtagttgcgctgggaaggatagcacgcttttctgtacctctcttcgttttaactttctgagcgtgtttttaatccaaacatatcatatctatatgtttttggaatcaggaactgacaaggaataagatgaaagtgtttttaaattgatttggagaatttaattttgataatagtttttatatatttaattttcagagcttgtttttaatccgaatataacatatttatatgtttttggaatcagtaaaaaatgatggagaataagataaacgtaaatttggatcgttttataaaaatttttcttttttacaattttcagatttttaatgaccaaagtcattaattaatttttaagccaccacgctgaaatgcaataccgaagtccgggcttcgtcgaacattacccgaccaaaatttcaaccagttttgttgaaaaatgagggcgtgacagtgccgcctcaactttcacgaaaagccggatatgacgtcatcaaagacatttatccaaaaaatgaaaaaaacgtctgaggatatcatacccaggaactctcatgtcaaatttcataaagatcggtccagtagtttagtctgaatcgctctacacacacacacacagacagacagacacacacacgcacatacaccacgaccctcgtctcgattcccccctctacgttaaaacatttagtcaaaacttgactaaatgtaaaaacaagaaaggctcTGCACATTGATAAAAATAATCCAAAAGAAACTTATATGATGGATGGTCGTATTCTGGAGATCACTAATGCTGAGAAGGATTTAGGCGTTGTGGTGGATGGGGGCCTATCTTTTGAAGACCACATACACGAAACAGCAAAAAAAGCTAACAGAGTCTCTGGCATGATAGTCCATAACATTGAGTACAAGTCAAAAGACATCATGGTCTCTCTTTTCAAATCGCTTGTTCGCCCTATACTTAAGTATGGGAATGTGGTATGGTCACCCTCATTAAAGAAACATATAATACTCATTGAAAGTGTTCAGCAGCGTTTCTCGAAAAAAATTGCTGGCACCCAGGGGAAATTCCTTAATATGCCAAGCCTAGAGTACAGGAGGTTGCGAGGCGATATGATCGAGACCTATACAATATTGCATAATCTTTATGATACGCGCTACTAATTCACTACTCCTGTTACATATATGAGGGTTCGAGCACAAGAGGTCAtgattttaaatttaaaaagaaaaccTGTTAAAAACTAACCTGTATGCAAACGTCTTTACTAATCGTGTTGTAAATAACTGGAACAACTTGCCACCCAACATTGTGTCAGCAGGAACActaaacacaaaaacatacttGACAAGCACTGGAGGCAATTTTTGTTCTCTACAAATTTAACTCAATTGAGGTCGTCCTAGGACGTACGCAGCGcacaaatataaaaaaacaatattttaaatCACTTGTTGAAATACATAGCAGGCAAAAGGCTGAAAAGCCTATCACAGTATCAGCCCGCTTATGCATAGATGAGTTATGttaatgttatgttatgttatgttgttggaattgacaaaacaaaacgttactaAGATATCATACTGCAACAAATTATTACTCCAAATTTTAGTCAGGTTCCCAATCGGCACCTTTCTGTTACCTTGAAACTTGCTCTGAAAGTTCTAAAATACCAGGAGATTGGCCATCACCCCTTTCATCCTGAAGCAGCTAGCAGACGTATTAGCTTACCCTATTAGCAAAATCTTCACTCTGTCTATGGATGAAGGGGTGCTACCAGAAGACTGGAGAACAGCGAATGTCTCACCAATCTTTAAGAAAGGGAGCAAGCAAGAACCAGGGAACTACAGACCAGTGAGCCTGACGTGCATCCTGTGTAAAGTGATGGAGAAACTAGTGAGAAGTAGCATAACTCAGCACCTTGAGGAAAACGACCTGATCAGCAGAGAGCAACATGGTTTCGTCAAAGGAAGATCTTGTGTCACTCACCTCTTGGAAGTACTGGACGACTGGACCTCAGCTATGGAGGATGGGTCTTGCATTGACGCCATTTATATGGAtttcaaaaaagcatttgacaCGGTTCCTCACGGGCGTCTACTATCCAAGCTCAAAGCAATTGGACTACAGGGGAAACTCCTGAACTGGATCCAAGCCTTCCTAAGCAATAGGCACCAGCAAGTTGTTGTTAACGGCTCTCACTCAGCACCAGCACCAGTTACTAGTGGTATCCCACAAGGCAGCGTACTGGGCCCAGTTTTGTTTGTCATGTACATCAATGACCTGCCACGAGTGGTGAACAACAGTGTGAAGCTTTTCGCTGATGACACCAAGCTCTACGCAAGAAGTGACTCAACCGAACTCACAAACTCAATCCAAGATGACTTGGACAGACTCCAGGAATGGTCAGAGACATGGCTCTTGTCCTTCCACCCCCAGAAATGTCACACCATGAAAATAGGTCCAAAGAAATCGGACGCAAAATACCACATGACAAACTCAGCAGATGGAGTACAGCATGACCTATCTGAAACGACGCTAGAGAAAGATCTAGGTGTGCACATTGACGACAAACTGTCTTTCAAGGAACACATTACAACATCAGTATCAAAGGCAAACAGAGTACTTGGAGTAATTAGAAGAACCTTTCAGAACTTGGACAAGGAAACCTTCGTACAGCTGTACAAAAGCTTGGTCAGGCCCATTCTAGAATATGGTCACTCAGTCTGGAATCCACAGGCTAAAGGGCTCTGCAAAGACCTAGAGAATGTCCAGAGAAGGGCAACAAGGATGATTGGAAGTCTGAAGGAACTGTCATACTCAGAAAGGCTTAGGATCCTGGGAATTCCTTGTCTCCAGCATCGTCGGCGCAGGGGTGATATGATTGACACTTTTAAATACCTCAAAGGTATATACATTACCCAGAAACCCAATCTACACAAACCCCCACCCACTGAAAGGGACATGAGAGGAAACAGTCTTAAACTGTTTAAAAACTTTGCCAAGTCAAAAGTAAGGAGTGCCTTCTTCgcagacagagttgtcttagaCTGGAACACCCTGCCCGAAAACGTTGTGACAGCTGATAGCGTTAACTGCTTTAAAGCACGACTGGACAGCCACTGGAAAGACACATCAAGTGTCTACACACCAAGCTGCTACTAGCCCCCCCGCGTATGCAGCTTACCTTTGTGGATCGGCGTACAGGTTTTTAACCTAAATCGTcgtacaagtacaagtacaagtacaagtGTTCGCAATCACAATGTTTATGCAAGGGACTTAACTCTGCATTAATTTTAACAATCTGCAGGTGGTCTTTATCTTCTTTATTTAGTTCCGTAAATAGCCATGATTACGCTCCTCGTCTTcacaataaaacagaaaaaagtacCTAAGAATTTTAATGGATACAAAATCAAATCTCTGAGTTGAAATACTtacctttattattttttttaaatacgaaACTAATTTTGTTACTTTCAACCCCACGGACTACTTCCGCCATGCTGCGTCAAAAGAAAATTACGCGGATAGTCTGATACTCTACAATTTCCATCTTGTACGTTGTGGAGACCTTTCTAACGGTGAAAAAAATGTCACGTCACCGAATAGTCCGTCGGATGAACTACGAGGATGGTGAGATGTTGTGATTTTTTTACCAGTAGCTACTAGTTTTGTCTTGCACATCCATTTATTTGCTCATGTTCGATCAATCAATGTTGCACAAAAAATCAGATCCGATCAAGTTAAAATAGCAAACAAGTGGTTCTTTACTGGCCAGAAAAGAATAATTTAAAAGAGAGTGGGGGTTAGTGAGGGGAAGGTAATTTGAGCAGGAGTATGGTAGCTGCTAGACTGATGCAATCCGCTTAGCTGTTGTCAGTTGATTATAAAGAGAAGAGAAGGCGCCAGGGCAAATCGCGTAAAGCTTGCCTACCAACCCACCCATGTTTGTACTATCCACTTTATCTTTCACTCTAGGGAAATTACGCGCACCAACCAAATGAGAATAGTTGCCCTGTACGAGGATTTCCTCACTATTCTAAGAAGCGGTACCTATAAAGGGCGAAAAGACAACTAAAGACGGCTAAAGACAACTAAAGATGGCTAAAGACAACTAAAAGAAGCTTTTTTTAATCGAATTCAGAGTCGACAGACATGATAAAAAACAATGTCTAAGAATGTTTCAAATAATAGCGATGCAGTTTGATGACGAACAATATCAACTGAAGCAACATTATAATTTACCGTACTTTCGGGACTATAGGGCGCACCATTCTATATACGGCGCACCcccatattaaaaaaaaaaaatcgcaaaaaATCGTTTTTTACACGATTCAACACGATTAAcgatgaaaaaaaaccaaaaaacgcGCCTTATAAGTTTTAGtcccgaaagtacggtattcAAGCAAATGTAATCAGATTCACCCCACGATAACCAAACAGCTCATTTTCGAGTCATACTGCCACTGAAAAgctcatcacacacacaaacacacacgcacacacacactcttcttcttcttcttcttcttcttcttcttcttcttcttatcgtGGCGTGGTGCGGTCGGCTCGTGGCCGTTTTCTTTGGCCTGGCTTGCGACCCTTGTGCGCAGGAGCACGTGCCGTTGTTTTCCCGTCCGTTGACGTCACCCGCCCTGGATTCGTGCTTGTTGACATGAAGCGTTTGAAGTGTTTTGACCTCTGGGCAGCTGATTTGCTCAACCAGTCATCCCGTCTCAAGTTGAAAGTCTTGTACTCCTCTGCAAGCGGGTATTCTCCCAGACCAAGGAAACACCTCTCGACTTCGCGGTACTTCTCAACTACAACATCGTGCAGTATGGAGACCAACTTCGGAAGCTGACAGGATTTCCAGGACGTTTCTTGTTTCAAAACGTGGTTGAACGATTCTGAGTTATTGTTCGTCCAAAGGGCATGTTGCATCAGCAGCCCTGGTTTGTCCAAAGCTCGGAAGTTGTCCTCCAAAAGATGAGTGAGTTTTTCCAGTCTTTTCTTGATGGGGTTTGGAGCGGTCCCGTTTGGAGGGTATCTGGCAGCCAGATGTCTCAAACCGTCGTTCATTTCTTGTGTAGAACGGCTGTTCTTCAAAATGCCATCGTCTCCAAATACTTCTCCCTTCAACGCCTTGCATTCTTGTTTTCTCATACCTTGGTCCTTGAGGAAGTTGTTGAAGTTGTCCTTTACGTGTTTTGTACACACAAGTCTCAGGCTACGCGGGAATGCTTGCTGGGCAGCTCGGCGGATGGCGCCTTCCTCGTCGCTTCCTATAACAGGTGTGGCAGAGGCTGGGAAAAGGCCTGCAAGGTGACGGAAAAACTCATTGTACATTTCCGTGTCACTTGATCCATGGATGAAGGTCGGGCCTGGAAATATGGGATGATCGCCATCAGATCGTTTTGTGACACTTAGGTTTTTGAAGACCGTCGGGGTCACATGTAGCGGTCCCAAATTGAACGTCTTATGGTTTGAGTGAACAGGTGTCATCAGACTGAGCACTCCACTCCAAACTGAAAGTTGTAccatcatttttttctttccttctggtTTGAGTGAActatcactcactcactcaaatcaacaacaaaatgacaaatttaaaagacttttttttattgagttcacacacacaaaataaataaatgaataagaaCGATCGAGGGGTgggaaaacataaaaaaaaatagctaCACACAAATTGGCCCCATACTTTTCGTTCTATATGCCTCCCCTGTGTCCGATGTTATCAGTCGCCATGCGTTGTCGCACGAGagtttcgctgatgatacacagcttcatcagtctgcccctcttgctgaagttgacgttctggtatctcggacacaggattgcattgcggacctcagtgattggatgtctttaaacaaactccagttaaatagtgacaaaaccgaagttatgctggtctgtcccaagaaatttctcaatcacccttctcttcctgcctctctcactgtcaacgaactacctatctctttctctccgtctgtccgcagccttggcgtcactctcgatccaactctctctttccaaaaacacatctctaacatctgcaagtccgcctatctagagctgcgcaagattagttcagtccgtcactacctcaccactgatgcaaccaaaacgttagt is from Littorina saxatilis isolate snail1 linkage group LG5, US_GU_Lsax_2.0, whole genome shotgun sequence and encodes:
- the LOC138966563 gene encoding inosine triphosphate pyrophosphatase-like, producing the protein MLKAVKLTKMSRPITLVTGNKKKLEEFVKILGPEFEKQVVSIDIDLPEYQGTPEEVTRAKCTLAAQHIKGPVIVEDTSLCFNALGGMPGPYIKWFLKEIGPVGLHKMLAGFEDKSAYAVCIYGFSSGEPEAPVELFPGRCNGTIVQPRGPTDFGWDPCFQPDGFDQTYAEMVKETKNGISHRGRAMALLKDFLKQRTSS